The nucleotide sequence GGCTCAAGACATGTCGCAGCCGCCATGATCACGGTATGCACCAAAGCTCTGGCTATCACCATATCAGAATCAACCGGCACCGTAACGCTGTTCAAGGAAGGCACGATCATGATGTCGTTGTCGCGGCCGGTCATGCAAAGTAAAAAAATGCCTCAAAAAACTCAACCGACTATACATTAAATTTTATCCGGTAAGGAGAATAGAAAATGGCAGTAAAAATAACCTATGATGACCGTCCGTTGCGGGATATAATTGAAACCGATGAAAGAAATGCTTACGACCGTTCGGTTGAAACAGCAGAGAAGATGCTTAAGCAGAAGAACGGGCCGGGGAGTGATTTCCTCGGATGGCTCGATCTTCCGAAAACAATTGATAAGGGCCATCTCGAAAAAATATCGTCAAAGGCAGCCGAGCTCCAGTCCAAAGCCGACATTCTTATCTGTATAGGCATCGGCGGGTCTTATCTCGGGGCCCGGGCGGCGATCGAATTCATGCTCTCGTCCTTCGACGACCTTCGGAAAAAAAGGGTCATTTTCGCCGGACACCAGGTCAATTCCGATTATCTTGCCGACCTCAAGCAACTGGTCGA is from Chitinivibrionales bacterium and encodes:
- a CDS encoding glucose-6-phosphate isomerase; translation: MAVKITYDDRPLRDIIETDERNAYDRSVETAEKMLKQKNGPGSDFLGWLDLPKTIDKGHLEKISSKAAELQSKADILICIGIGGSYLGARAAIEFMLSSFDDLRKKRVIFAGHQVNSDYLADLKQLVDQNDIAVNVISKSGTTTEPGIAFRIVRKWLEEKYGKKEAASRIVVTTDPKKGALHNMAKEEKLTTFDIPPDIGGRFSVLTPVGLFPIAFAGI